From one Phocoena sinus isolate mPhoSin1 chromosome 6, mPhoSin1.pri, whole genome shotgun sequence genomic stretch:
- the IFNK gene encoding interferon kappa: MSAEPDVIRKCMWPVCLMGLFVTGILSLDCNLLNVHLRRVTWQNLSLLRRMSKSFPIECLRESKAFELPQEILSHTQPLTRDIKEAFYEMSRQAFHIFIQDTFKSNWEEKHLRQVQIGLDQQLQYLEQCLEEEEENEDMREVAEDERTQSGTPVPQLSNLELRRYFNRIDRFLKDKKYSHCAWEIVRVEIRRCFYFFHKFTALLRRK; the protein is encoded by the coding sequence ATGAGTGCCGAGCCTGATGTGATTAGAAAGTGTATGTGGCCGGTGTGCCTCATGGGTCTGTTTGTCACCGGCATCCTCTCTCTGGACTGTAACTTGCTGAATGTTCACCTGAGGAGAGTCACCTGGCAAAATCTGAGCCTTCTGAGAAGGATGAGCAAGTCATTTCCTATAGAGTGTCTAAGAGAAAGCAAAGCTTTTGAGTTGCCCCAAGAGATCCTCTCACACACCCAGCCTCTGACAAGGGACATCAAGGAGGCcttctatgaaatgtccagacaGGCCTTCCACATCTTCATTCAAGACACCTTCAAATCCAATTGGGAAGAGAAACACCTGAGACAAGTCCAAATCGGACTTGATCAACAGCTGCAATACCTGGAACAATGcttggaagaagaggaggaaaacgAAGACATGAGAGAGGTGGCAGAGGATGAGCGGACACAGTCAGGAACTCCAGTCCCCCAGCTGAGCAACCTAGAGCTGAGGAGGTATTTCAACAGGATAGACAGGTTCCTCAAAGATAAGAAATACAGTCACTGCGCCTGGGAGATCGTCCGAGTGGAAATCAGAAGATGCTTCTACTTCTTTCATAAATTCACAGCACTACTCAGGAGGAAATAA